One Triticum dicoccoides isolate Atlit2015 ecotype Zavitan chromosome 4B, WEW_v2.0, whole genome shotgun sequence genomic window carries:
- the LOC119295796 gene encoding putative 14-3-3-like protein GF14-H isoform X1 — MEERGKVVCMAKLAEQAGRYDDMVDFMKKLARMDVDMSVEERHLFSVGFKNTIGARRASWRILSSLEQKVAAGEQAGRMISVYRTKVEDELRMVCNEILSIIAIHCLPLANAGENVVFFHKMKGDYYRYLAEFSTGVEKKSAADQSLMAYQQMLLQHAMVVASTELSPAHPIRLGLALNFSVFFYDIMNCHQRACQVAKQAFDEATTEINSAGMDGNNDSTLMMQLLNDNLALWKSELTEGETSNDSDIDMEEG, encoded by the exons atggaggagaGGGGGAAGGTGGTGTGCATGGCGAAGCTGGCCGAGCAGGCGGGGAGATACGATG ATATGGTGGATTTTATGAAGAAGCTTGCTAGGATGGATGTGGATATGAGCGTTGAAGAGAGGCATTTATTTTCAGTTGGTTTTAAGAATACAATTGGTGCAAGGAGGGCATCATGGAGAAtcctttcttcacttgagcaaaagGTGGCAGCGGGTGAGCAGGCTGGCCGGATGATAAGTGTCTACAGAACGAAAGTTGAGGATGAACTAAGGATGGTTTGCAATGAAATATTGTCAATCATCGCTATTCATTGCCTTCCCTTGGCTAATGCGGGTGAAAACGTTGTGTTCTTTCATAAAAT GAAAGGTGACTACTACCGTTACCTGGCTGAATTTAGCACTGGGGTTGAAAAGAAGTCTGCTGCTGACCAATCACTCATGGCCTATCAG CAAATGTTGCTGCAGCATGCCATGGTTGTTGCCTCCACCGAGCTTTCGCCTGCTCATCCAATCAGGCTTGGCCTTGCGCTCAATTTCTCAGTGTTCTTTTATGACATAATGAACTGTCATCAGAG agcttgccaagttgcaaaACAAGCATTTGATGAGGCTACTACTGAGATTAATTCCGCTGGTATGGATGGCAACAACGATAGCACACTAATGATGCAGCTTCTGAACGACAACCTAGCATTGTGGAAGTCAGAACTAACTGAAG GTGAAACCTCGAACGATAGCGACATCGATATGGAG GAGGGATAA
- the LOC119295796 gene encoding putative 14-3-3-like protein GF14-H isoform X2, translated as MEERGKVVCMAKLAEQAGRYDDMVDFMKKLARMDVDMSVEERHLFSVGFKNTIGARRASWRILSSLEQKVAAGEQAGRMISVYRTKVEDELRMVCNEILSIIAIHCLPLANAGENVVFFHKMKGDYYRYLAEFSTGVEKKSAADQSLMAYQHAMVVASTELSPAHPIRLGLALNFSVFFYDIMNCHQRACQVAKQAFDEATTEINSAGMDGNNDSTLMMQLLNDNLALWKSELTEGETSNDSDIDMEEG; from the exons atggaggagaGGGGGAAGGTGGTGTGCATGGCGAAGCTGGCCGAGCAGGCGGGGAGATACGATG ATATGGTGGATTTTATGAAGAAGCTTGCTAGGATGGATGTGGATATGAGCGTTGAAGAGAGGCATTTATTTTCAGTTGGTTTTAAGAATACAATTGGTGCAAGGAGGGCATCATGGAGAAtcctttcttcacttgagcaaaagGTGGCAGCGGGTGAGCAGGCTGGCCGGATGATAAGTGTCTACAGAACGAAAGTTGAGGATGAACTAAGGATGGTTTGCAATGAAATATTGTCAATCATCGCTATTCATTGCCTTCCCTTGGCTAATGCGGGTGAAAACGTTGTGTTCTTTCATAAAAT GAAAGGTGACTACTACCGTTACCTGGCTGAATTTAGCACTGGGGTTGAAAAGAAGTCTGCTGCTGACCAATCACTCATGGCCTATCAG CATGCCATGGTTGTTGCCTCCACCGAGCTTTCGCCTGCTCATCCAATCAGGCTTGGCCTTGCGCTCAATTTCTCAGTGTTCTTTTATGACATAATGAACTGTCATCAGAG agcttgccaagttgcaaaACAAGCATTTGATGAGGCTACTACTGAGATTAATTCCGCTGGTATGGATGGCAACAACGATAGCACACTAATGATGCAGCTTCTGAACGACAACCTAGCATTGTGGAAGTCAGAACTAACTGAAG GTGAAACCTCGAACGATAGCGACATCGATATGGAG GAGGGATAA
- the LOC119295796 gene encoding putative 14-3-3-like protein GF14-H isoform X3 codes for MVWRRDPSLDMVDFMKKLARMDVDMSVEERHLFSVGFKNTIGARRASWRILSSLEQKVAAGEQAGRMISVYRTKVEDELRMVCNEILSIIAIHCLPLANAGENVVFFHKMKGDYYRYLAEFSTGVEKKSAADQSLMAYQQMLLQHAMVVASTELSPAHPIRLGLALNFSVFFYDIMNCHQRACQVAKQAFDEATTEINSAGMDGNNDSTLMMQLLNDNLALWKSELTEGETSNDSDIDMEEG; via the exons ATGGTATGGCGGAGAGATCCCTCGCTTG ATATGGTGGATTTTATGAAGAAGCTTGCTAGGATGGATGTGGATATGAGCGTTGAAGAGAGGCATTTATTTTCAGTTGGTTTTAAGAATACAATTGGTGCAAGGAGGGCATCATGGAGAAtcctttcttcacttgagcaaaagGTGGCAGCGGGTGAGCAGGCTGGCCGGATGATAAGTGTCTACAGAACGAAAGTTGAGGATGAACTAAGGATGGTTTGCAATGAAATATTGTCAATCATCGCTATTCATTGCCTTCCCTTGGCTAATGCGGGTGAAAACGTTGTGTTCTTTCATAAAAT GAAAGGTGACTACTACCGTTACCTGGCTGAATTTAGCACTGGGGTTGAAAAGAAGTCTGCTGCTGACCAATCACTCATGGCCTATCAG CAAATGTTGCTGCAGCATGCCATGGTTGTTGCCTCCACCGAGCTTTCGCCTGCTCATCCAATCAGGCTTGGCCTTGCGCTCAATTTCTCAGTGTTCTTTTATGACATAATGAACTGTCATCAGAG agcttgccaagttgcaaaACAAGCATTTGATGAGGCTACTACTGAGATTAATTCCGCTGGTATGGATGGCAACAACGATAGCACACTAATGATGCAGCTTCTGAACGACAACCTAGCATTGTGGAAGTCAGAACTAACTGAAG GTGAAACCTCGAACGATAGCGACATCGATATGGAG GAGGGATAA